One window of bacterium genomic DNA carries:
- a CDS encoding plasmid stabilization protein: protein MASITIRNLDDDVKARLRVRAAGRGHSMEEEARRILREAVESDGGPTNLVTAVRDRFAPLGGVELEIPARQPMRDPPRLD from the coding sequence ATGGCGAGCATCACGATCCGCAATCTCGATGACGACGTGAAGGCTCGCCTGCGGGTGCGTGCCGCCGGTCGTGGACACTCGATGGAGGAGGAGGCGCGCCGGATCCTGCGTGAGGCCGTCGAGTCCGATGGCGGCCCCACGAATCTCGTGACCGCGGTTCGCGATCGCTTCGCGCCCCTCGGCGGAGTCGAGTTGGAGATTCCGGCGAGGCAGCCGATGAGAGACCCGCCTCGCCTCGACTGA
- a CDS encoding ribonuclease HII codes for MRPQAPAGAASSETAHAVPRRPDLARERELWEAGAEVVAGLDEVGRGAWAGPLVVAAAALRADDGHGGALGEVRDSKQLSPARRRELFESVAAACVGWAVGSASAAECDELGMSAAQRLAARRALAGLEIHPDALLLDGRWDFVSEPTGAPNGDGGFEGPVRTVVGGDARCVSLAAASILAKVWRDGLMVQQAARYPAYDFDRNKGYPCPRHRAALAAWGPSAIHRRSWAFMEHLPCGAPAGEGAATQPRLLEHR; via the coding sequence ATGCGCCCGCAGGCGCCCGCCGGCGCCGCCTCCTCGGAGACCGCACACGCCGTGCCGCGGCGGCCCGATCTCGCACGCGAGCGGGAGCTGTGGGAGGCCGGTGCAGAGGTCGTGGCGGGGCTCGACGAGGTCGGCCGGGGCGCTTGGGCGGGTCCGCTCGTTGTCGCCGCGGCGGCGCTGCGTGCCGACGATGGGCACGGGGGCGCTCTCGGGGAGGTCCGGGACTCCAAGCAGTTGAGTCCGGCGCGTCGCCGGGAACTGTTCGAATCGGTGGCGGCGGCGTGTGTCGGCTGGGCGGTGGGATCCGCCAGCGCCGCCGAATGCGACGAGCTGGGAATGTCGGCGGCCCAGCGGCTGGCAGCAAGGCGCGCCCTGGCCGGACTGGAGATCCATCCGGACGCCCTGCTGCTGGACGGGCGGTGGGACTTCGTCTCAGAACCAACCGGCGCCCCGAACGGCGACGGAGGATTCGAGGGACCGGTGCGCACCGTCGTGGGTGGCGACGCCCGCTGCGTCTCGCTGGCGGCGGCATCGATCCTCGCCAAGGTCTGGCGCGACGGCCTGATGGTGCAGCAGGCGGCGCGCTACCCGGCCTACGACTTCGATCGGAACAAGGGCTATCCGTGCCCGCGGCACCGCGCCGCGCTGGCCGCCTGGGGGCCCTCGGCCATCCATCGACGATCGTGGGCGTTCATGGAACACCTCCCTTGCGGTGCGCCGGCGGGCGAGGGTGCGGCGACCCAACCCCGTCTGTTGGAGCACCGCTAG
- a CDS encoding NAD(P)-dependent glycerol-3-phosphate dehydrogenase has protein sequence MQRVTVVGAGSWGTTMASLVSANAPVRLWCRRRELATEINARHTNEQYLPGFALEPSLEADCDLGAALAGAAMVAMAVPSHVFRSVLAEVVPHLGPGVPVISLSKGLEQGSHRRMSEIVEELAPGHPVGVLTGPNLAREVLAGSPAAAVLAMGDVAAAERLVPSFAREHFRVYVGHDVVGCELGGALKNVVALAVGMAEGLGLADNSRAALITRGLAELTRLGVAMGGEPATFAGLAGLGDLLATCLSPQSRNHYVGVELGRGRTLREITDAMQQVAEGPKTARVVLELAAEHRLEMPITAELCAVLDGGRDPQVAYRNLLGRSLRPEPERAG, from the coding sequence GTGCAGCGCGTGACGGTGGTGGGTGCCGGCTCGTGGGGAACCACGATGGCCTCACTCGTCTCGGCCAATGCACCGGTTCGGCTCTGGTGCAGGCGCCGCGAGCTGGCCACCGAGATCAACGCCCGGCACACCAACGAGCAGTACCTGCCGGGCTTCGCTCTGGAGCCGTCGCTGGAGGCCGACTGTGATCTGGGCGCAGCGCTGGCCGGCGCCGCGATGGTGGCGATGGCCGTGCCCTCGCACGTGTTCCGCAGTGTGCTGGCGGAGGTCGTGCCGCACCTGGGGCCCGGCGTGCCGGTCATCAGCCTGAGCAAGGGGCTGGAGCAGGGCTCGCACCGCCGCATGTCGGAGATCGTCGAGGAACTGGCGCCGGGGCACCCGGTGGGTGTCCTGACCGGTCCCAATCTGGCTCGGGAGGTTCTGGCCGGCTCGCCGGCTGCCGCCGTGCTGGCGATGGGTGACGTGGCCGCCGCGGAGCGGCTCGTCCCGAGCTTCGCCCGCGAGCACTTCCGGGTGTACGTGGGCCACGACGTGGTGGGCTGCGAACTGGGGGGTGCGTTGAAGAACGTGGTGGCGCTGGCCGTGGGCATGGCCGAGGGGCTTGGACTGGCGGACAACAGCCGGGCTGCTCTCATCACCCGCGGTCTCGCCGAACTCACCCGCCTGGGTGTCGCCATGGGTGGCGAACCGGCCACGTTCGCCGGCCTCGCCGGGCTGGGGGACCTGCTGGCGACGTGCCTCAGCCCCCAGAGCCGCAATCACTACGTGGGCGTGGAACTGGGGCGGGGAAGGACGTTGCGCGAGATAACCGACGCCATGCAGCAGGTGGCGGAGGGCCCGAAGACGGCTCGGGTGGTCCTGGAGCTGGCCGCCGAGCACCGCCTGGAGATGCCGATCACCGCCGAGTTGTGCGCGGTGCTCGACGGCGGCCGGGACCCTCAGGTGGCCTACCGGAACCTGCTGGGACGGAGTCTGCGTCCCGAGCCCGAACGCGCCGGGTAG
- a CDS encoding type II toxin-antitoxin system VapC family toxin, which produces MILLDTNVVSELMRPAPSPAVVSWVTRRDATTLFFSAVAEAELRLGVAIMHPGRRRDEIEAATEAMLREDFAGRILPFDSAAAHAYAAIAAARRAAGRPVATADMQIAAIARSQDMAVATRNTRDFTGTGVDLTNPWTDD; this is translated from the coding sequence GTGATCCTTCTCGATACGAACGTCGTCTCCGAGTTGATGCGCCCGGCACCGTCGCCGGCTGTGGTGTCCTGGGTCACTCGGCGCGACGCTACGACCCTCTTCTTCTCGGCGGTGGCCGAGGCCGAGTTGCGTCTCGGTGTGGCGATCATGCACCCCGGCAGGAGACGGGACGAGATCGAAGCGGCCACCGAGGCAATGCTGCGCGAGGACTTCGCCGGCCGCATCCTGCCGTTCGACAGCGCCGCGGCCCACGCCTACGCGGCGATCGCCGCCGCTCGCCGCGCCGCGGGCCGACCCGTCGCAACAGCGGACATGCAGATCGCCGCGATCGCCCGCTCGCAGGACATGGCGGTGGCGACGCGGAACACCAGGGACTTCACCGGTACAGGTGTAGATCTCACCAACCCGTGGACTGACGACTGA
- a CDS encoding ribbon-helix-helix domain-containing protein yields MRTQIALDAEQHALVRHKAAELGISMAEYIRRLVERDLKQAGPRAEISDIFGIGDSGGSDIAVDRKGATAEAIAARAARP; encoded by the coding sequence ATGCGTACACAGATTGCGCTCGACGCAGAACAGCACGCGCTCGTCAGGCACAAGGCCGCCGAGTTGGGCATCAGCATGGCCGAGTACATCCGCCGTCTCGTCGAGCGCGACCTGAAACAGGCAGGCCCTCGGGCCGAGATCTCAGACATCTTCGGCATCGGGGACTCTGGGGGCAGCGACATCGCCGTCGACCGCAAGGGGGCGACGGCCGAGGCGATCGCCGCCCGAGCTGCGAGGCCGTGA
- a CDS encoding PIN domain-containing protein has product MSVFVDTSAWYAAADVSDVHHRRAVERLSEFSGDLLTSDHVLVETWFLATNRLGAGVAETLLNAIRAGRARVEVAGVADLEVAAQIHDAFADQEFSIVDRTSWSIMQRLGVHEAISFDRDYLIYRFGRDRRQAFTVHT; this is encoded by the coding sequence GTGAGCGTCTTCGTCGACACGTCAGCTTGGTACGCGGCAGCCGACGTGAGCGACGTCCATCACCGTCGGGCCGTCGAGCGGCTCAGCGAGTTCTCCGGCGACCTGCTGACGAGCGACCATGTGCTCGTCGAGACGTGGTTCCTGGCCACCAACCGGCTCGGTGCCGGGGTCGCCGAGACGCTGCTCAACGCGATCCGCGCCGGGCGGGCCCGCGTCGAAGTCGCCGGGGTCGCCGACTTGGAGGTGGCCGCGCAGATTCACGATGCGTTCGCGGACCAGGAGTTCTCGATCGTGGATCGTACGAGTTGGTCGATCATGCAGCGCCTCGGCGTGCACGAGGCGATCTCGTTCGACCGGGACTACCTGATCTACCGGTTCGGCCGCGACCGCCGCCAAGCCTTCACCGTTCACACATAG
- a CDS encoding PIN domain-containing protein, which yields MNSEGLLVDTDVSSYVAWQRPKGTAFIPILRDRLLAVSFATVGELYFGAVKAGWGDQKIRSLETILKRYTVIPGTYAVARAYGDIKAAFREQVDECDMWIAATALVHQLPVVTNNLRHFEPMRDRFAFGLLHPERTLPANTMCPSKSGHWAAASGGSKYNTPIGRPCRRGV from the coding sequence GTGAACTCCGAGGGACTGCTCGTGGACACCGATGTGTCCTCCTACGTCGCGTGGCAACGGCCGAAGGGGACGGCCTTCATCCCCATCCTCCGAGACAGGCTGCTGGCAGTCTCGTTCGCGACCGTCGGGGAGTTGTACTTCGGTGCGGTGAAGGCGGGCTGGGGCGACCAGAAGATCCGAAGCTTGGAGACCATCCTGAAGCGCTACACCGTGATCCCGGGAACCTACGCCGTCGCCCGCGCCTACGGCGACATCAAGGCCGCCTTCAGGGAGCAGGTCGATGAGTGCGACATGTGGATCGCCGCGACTGCGCTCGTGCACCAGTTGCCCGTTGTCACCAACAATCTGCGCCACTTCGAGCCGATGCGCGATCGTTTCGCCTTCGGCCTGCTCCACCCCGAGCGCACGTTGCCTGCCAACACGATGTGTCCGAGCAAATCCGGGCATTGGGCGGCGGCCTCCGGGGGATCGAAGTACAACACACCGATCGGGCGACCCTGCCGCCGCGGCGTGTAA